In Tachysurus fulvidraco isolate hzauxx_2018 chromosome 1, HZAU_PFXX_2.0, whole genome shotgun sequence, a single window of DNA contains:
- the cxcl8b.3 gene encoding interleukin-8b.3 isoform X2 yields the protein MNFAALVITFLACALFSMTEGLFIQQPRCQCTKTIPMKFPDHIIVKMGKFEPGPHCKNTEIIATVKLIKLFTWCLNPNDERVQDALKRNLA from the exons atgaacttcGCAGCTCTAGTTATCACTTTTTTAGCCTGTGCACTCTTCTCAATGACAGAAG GACTTTTTATCCAACAGCCCCGATGTCAGTGTACAAAAACAATACCAATGAAATTCCCTGATCATATAATTGTGAAGATGGGGAAATTTGAACCTGGTCCTCACtgcaaaaatacagaaataat TGCTACAGTGAAACTGATAAAATTATTTACTTGGTGCCTAAACCCTAATGATGAGCGGGTTCAGGATGCACTCAAAAG GAACCTGGCATAA
- the cxcl8b.3 gene encoding interleukin-8b.3 isoform X1, translated as MNFAALVITFLACALFSMTEGLFIQQPRCQCTKTIPMKFPDHIIVKMGKFEPGPHCKNTEIIATVKLIKLFTWCLNPNDERVQDALKRRNLA; from the exons atgaacttcGCAGCTCTAGTTATCACTTTTTTAGCCTGTGCACTCTTCTCAATGACAGAAG GACTTTTTATCCAACAGCCCCGATGTCAGTGTACAAAAACAATACCAATGAAATTCCCTGATCATATAATTGTGAAGATGGGGAAATTTGAACCTGGTCCTCACtgcaaaaatacagaaataat TGCTACAGTGAAACTGATAAAATTATTTACTTGGTGCCTAAACCCTAATGATGAGCGGGTTCAGGATGCACTCAAAAG AAGGAACCTGGCATAA
- the LOC113662974 gene encoding permeability factor 2-like gives MNHSALVITFLTCALLAMTEGVPRLQPRCLCTETMQREISDQRIVKIEIHQPGPHCINTEVIATVKFHKEITLCLNPTDHWVQRALKKRNLTP, from the exons ATGAACCACTCAGCTCTTGTCATCACTTTTCTAACCTGTGCTCTCTTGGCAATGACGGAAG GAGTTCCACGCCTGCAGCCTAGATGCCTGTGTACAGAAACAATGCAACGGGAAATCTCTGATCAAAGAATTGTGAAAATTGAGATCCATCAACCTGGTCCTCATTGCATAAATACAGAAGTAAT CGCTACGGTGAAATTCCACAAAGAAATTACATTGTGCCTCAATCCTACAGACCACTGGGTTCAAAGAGCCCTCAAAAA AAGAAACCTGACACCTTAG
- the cxcl19 gene encoding C-X-C motif chemokine 19 yields the protein MRFFLLLTLMAVCIFLTSAIQPFGKGYNSHCMCLKLESRVIPQHNLRSVEIFPRGSHCKNTEVIAGLVSGEKICLNPQTMWVKKLIRFIEKKERVIKTA from the exons ATGAGATTTTTCCTCCTTTTGACTTTAATGGCAGTCTGCATTTTCCTCACAAGTG ctaTCCAACCGTTTGGAAAAGGCTACAACAGTCACTGCATGTGTTTGAAGCTGGAGTCCAGGGTGATCCCACAACACAACCTGCGCAGTGTCGAAATCTTTCCTAGAGGCTCTCACTGCAAGAATACAGAGGTCAT tgCTGGCTTGGTGAGTGGAGAAAAGATTTGCCTGAATCCTCAGACTATGTGGGTTAAGAAACTTATCCGCTTCAttgagaagaaagagagagtgataaAGACTGCATAA